A single Vespula vulgaris chromosome 3, iyVesVulg1.1, whole genome shotgun sequence DNA region contains:
- the LOC127062490 gene encoding uncharacterized protein DDB_G0283357-like isoform X10 yields the protein MAMRRIIVLSILFTQSLSAPSGCIESCTTTYQKVNSYRTHQVSSNLNDHADLITDSNIRNINHLNLDYNRPGNWTEQNEYRTDGGHGKVYEEQGQYVEGSKRVRYFKKNYTSSYTNTHVNNPDLIQSERLINQNRYNSMHNADSQRVYEQSRNSESYRQEHSYNNLHNDQLVESYRGKESHNGRLENLGGLGDSLQVSQHGMSGGDSGLLQGQNPYIGTRPGNWSQVNTYRTDGGHGRVFEEEGQYVTGPKTIRYYQQNYTSQYSTNPKHEITSNIHDLQNTIQKVNQEFKNLETELHRTSHSKHVASSNTLHTGTMNLIQDNVTPTFKNYDLQVAESADYRHRGQNEYMPAIGTIYNVPQDQLPNRQTQLTVEDALYRNQDNLYNRNRPNIQHQRQETYISQSHTNVLPSPVQSPINENSNYQRYRNNEQIGLQQRENYQREHFDTHQSQMRQNYQSIDSVQQSRLNENIDNYPYSRGQRIQHQQGWDAMGQRSEIVNTNPYDRNQYSSHHRSRTYNMEVVRTVGNNYNPGYTANVQEVATGTHGIDQGMQHEDCTHEMQHSEHRYNRKYKRNADYRRYNHIQEQQQYGRIPKNPEHYQPEKLAYSDYELQHQSSQQQNQDLTQQSEDLTQQTSGFDDLTQQTSGHLEFGQQTQNHGNRNRHNQHIEDLTQQNEDLTQQTGGFGDLTQQTSGHLEFGQQTQNRRNPSSLSQKYEDLTQQDEDLTQQTGGFDDLTQQTSGHLEFGQHTQQTQNNRNRSRHNQHIEDLTQQSDDLTQQTGGFDDLTQQTSGHLEFGQHTQQTQNHRNRSRYNQRIEDLTQQSDDLTQQTGGFDDLTQQTSGHLEFGQHTQQTQNHRNRTRHNQRIEDLTQQSDDLTQQTGGFDDLTQQTSGHLEFGQQTQNRRNPSSLNQKYEDLTQQDEDLTQQTGGFDDLTQQTSGHLEFGQHTQQTQNNRNRSRYNQHIEDLTQQSDDLTQQTGGFDDLTQQTSGHLEFGQQTQDHRNPSSLNQKYEDLTQQTSGNLEFGQQTQQIQNYRNPSRHTEQNDDPTQQTGGFDDLMQHTSGHLEFGQQTQQLQNQRYSTSHNQQFPDEQYFHPSVSGTAEQSDMNENKPLHLLTPAPKPKWKPRYTTSIQFTTDNSKDPNVVHIYHSSDGTGQTISYPNQISDNSRANQEIGKNNELYPIYLQSSNQQEVPKQTNTQTVDEEGNQQHQQQNPHKRITFTKGGHRFRHIYRQSTQNQYQNNYGESQSQLNQDHNPEEVYKRENQNNNQQNEPSQINNSGGKIEPRILEAYGGGPYDANHSDDIFHHVTQNPSVTLPPYSDGIDSWDIREKPREVIPLSMTTTVIPEIPEVPEITEKVETEAPPTFWTRLGHKFTNTFDKAKEKARDIFG from the exons ATGGCAATGAGAAGGATAATCGTTTTATCCATTTTATTTACACAATCATTATCTGCACCTAGTGGTTGCATAGAAAGCTGCACTACTACTTATCAAAAGGTCAATTCTTATAGAACTCATCAAGTATCTAGTAATCTTAATGATCATGCAGATTTAATAACAGATTCAAATATAAGAAACATAAATCATTTGAATCTTGATTACAATAGACCTGGTAATTGGACAGAacaaaatgaatatagaacAGATGGTGGTCATGGTAAAGTTTATGAAGAGCAAGGACAATATGTTGAAGGTTCAAAACGtgtaagatattttaaaaagaattatacttCCTCATATACTAATACTCATGTAAATAATCCAGATTTAATACAGTCAGAAAGATTAATCAATCAAAACAGATACAATTCTATGCATAATGCTGACAGTCAAAGAGTATATGAGCAATCAAGAAATTCAGAATCATACAGACAAGAACATAGCTATAATAACTTACATAATGATCAGTTAGTAGAATCGtacagaggaaaagaaagtcaTAATGGAAGACTTGAGAATCTTGGAGGATTAGGTGATAGTTTACAAGTGAGTCAACATGGAATGTCTGGTGGTGATTCAGGATTGTTGCAAGGTCAAAATCCATATATTGGAACAAGACCTGGTAATTGGTCTCAAGTTAATACATATAGAACTGATGGAGGGCATGGACGTGTttttgaagaagaaggacaATATGTTACTGGTCCAAAAACAATTCGTTATTACCAACAAAATTATACTTCTCAATATAGCACCAACCCTAAACATGAGATTACTTCAAATATACATGACCTGCAGAATACAATACAAAAAGTAAATCAGGAATTCAAAAATTTAGAAACAGAACTCCATCGAACATCCCACTCCAAACATGTGGCCTCAAGTAACACTTTGCATACAGGTACTATGAATTTAATTCAAGACAATGTAACACctacttttaaaaattatgatctACAAGTTGCTGAAAGTGCTGATTATAGACATAGAGGTCAAAACGAGTATATGCCTGCTATTGgaacaatatataatgtacCTCAAGATCAATTGCCAAATAGACAAACTCAACTTACTGTTGAGGATGCATTATACAGAAATCAAGACAAtctatataatagaaatagacCAAATATTCAACATCAAAGACAAGAAACATATATTTCTCAATCTCATACAAATGTTTTACCCAGTCCTGTTCAATCTCCAATCAATGAAAATAGCAATTATCAAAGATACAGAAATAATGAACAGATTGGGCTACAACAAAGAGAGAATTACCAAAGAGAACATTTTGATACACATCAATCACAAATGAGACAAAATTATCAATCTATAGACAGTGTACAACAGAGTAGATTGAATGAAAACATTGATAATTATCCATATTCAAGAGGACAAAGAATACAACATCAACAAGGTTGGGATGCTATGGGACAAAGAAGCGAAATTGTTAATACTAATCCATATGACAGAAACCAATATTCTTCACATCACAGAAGCAGGACATACAACATGGAAGTTGTTCGTACAGTAGGTAATAATTACAATCCAGGCTATACAGCAAATGTACAAGAGGTAGCTACTGGTACACATGGCATTGATCAAGGAATGCAACATGAAGATTGTACTCATGAAATGCAGCACAGTGAGCATAGATATAACagaaaatataaacgtaatGCAGACTATCGTCGATATAATCATATTCAGGAACAACAGCAATATGGGAGAATTCCAAAAAATCCAGAACATTATCAACCAGAAAAACTGGCATACAGTGACTATGAACTGCAACATCAATCTTCACAACAACAAAATCAAGATTTAACTCAACAGAGTGAAGACTTGACACAACAAACAAGTGGATTTGATGATTTAACACAACAAACTTCGGGACATTTGGAATTTGGACAACAGACACAGAATCATGGAAATCGCAATAGACATAATCAACATATCGAAGATTTGACTCAACAAAACGAAGATTTAACTCAACAAACAG GTGGATTTGGTGATTTAACACAACAGACTTCGGGACATTTGGAATTTGGCCAACAAACACAGAATCGCAGAAATCCCAGTAGTTTGAGtcaaaaatatgaagattTGACTCAACAAGACGAAGATTTAACTCAACAAACAGGTGGATTTGATGATTTAACTCAACAAACTTCGGGACATTTAGAATTTGGACAACATACACAACAGACACAGAATAATAGAAATCGCAGTAGACATAATCAACATATCGAAGATTTAACTCAACAGAGTGATGATCTAACTCAACAAACGGGTGGATTTGACGATTTAACACAACAGACTTCGGGACATTTAGAATTTGGACAACATACACAACAGACACAGAATCATAGAAATCGCAGTAGATATAATCAACGTATCGAAGATTTAACTCAACAAAGTGATGATCTAACACAACAAACGGGTGGATTTGACGATTTAACACAACAGACTTCGGGACATTTGGAATTTGGACAACATACACAACAGACACAGAATCATAGAAATCGCACTAGACATAATCAACGTATCGAAGATTTAACTCAACAAAGTGATGATCTAACGCAACAAACGGGTGGATTTGACGATTTAACACAACAGACTTCGGGACATTTGGAATTTGGACAACAAACACAGAATCGTAGAAATCCAAGTAGTTTGaatcaaaaatatgaagattTGACTCAACAAGATGAAGATTTAACTCAACAAACAGGTGGATTTGATGATTTAACTCAACAAACTTCGGGACATTTAGAATTTGGACAACATACACAACAGACACAGAATAATAGAAATCGCAGTAGATATAATCAACATATTGAAGATTTAACTCAACAAAGTGATGATCTAACGCAACAAACGGGTGGATTTGACGATTTAACACAACAGACTTCAGGACATTTGGAATTCGGACAACAAACACAAGATCACAGAAATCCCAGTAgtttaaatcaaaaatatgaagattTGACTCAGCAAACTTCAGGAAATTTAGAATTTGGACAACAAACACAACAGATACAAAATTATAGAAATCCCAGCAGACATACCGAACAAAATGATGATCCAACTCAACAAACAGGTGGTTTTGATGATTTAATGCAACATACTTCAGGACATTTAGAATTTGGACAGCAAACACAACAATTACAGAACCAAAGATACTCTACCAGCCATAATCAACAATTTCCAGATGAACAATATTTTCATCCAAGTGTATCTGGGACTGCAGAACAATCAGATATGAATGAGAATAAACCTTTACATTTACTGACACCAGCACCAAAACCAAAATGGAAACCAAGATATACAACTTCTATTCAGTTCACAACTGACAACAGTAAAGATCCAAACGTTGTGCATATTTATCATTCAAGTGATGGTACTGGTCAAACTATTTCATATCCAAATCAAATATCAGATAATTCAAGAGCTAATcaagaaattggaaaaaataatgaattatatccTATATATCTGCAATCTTCAAATCAACAAGAAGTGCCAAAACAGACAAATACTCAAACAGTCGATGAAGAAGGAAATCAGCAACATCAGCAACAAAATCCCCATAAAAGAATTACATTCACTAAAGGTGGACATAGATTTAGACATATTTATAGACAGTCAACACAAAatcaatatcaaaataattatggAGAATCTCAATCTCAATTAAATCAAGATCATAATCCAGAAGAAgtgtataagagagaaaatcaaaataataatcagcAGAATGAGCCTTctcaaattaataattcaggCGGTAAAATAGAACCACGTATTTTAGAAGCATATGGTGGTGGCCCATATGATGCTAATCATAGTGATGATATTTTTCACCATGTAACACAAAATCCTAGCGTTACGTTACCTCCTTATTCAGATGGTATAGATT
- the LOC127062490 gene encoding uncharacterized protein DDB_G0283357-like isoform X9, translating to MAMRRIIVLSILFTQSLSAPSGCIESCTTTYQKVNSYRTHQVSSNLNDHADLITDSNIRNINHLNLDYNRPGNWTEQNEYRTDGGHGKVYEEQGQYVEGSKRVRYFKKNYTSSYTNTHVNNPDLIQSERLINQNRYNSMHNADSQRVYEQSRNSESYRQEHSYNNLHNDQLVESYRGKESHNGRLENLGGLGDSLQVSQHGMSGGDSGLLQGQNPYIGTRPGNWSQVNTYRTDGGHGRVFEEEGQYVTGPKTIRYYQQNYTSQYSTNPKHEITSNIHDLQNTIQKVNQEFKNLETELHRTSHSKHVASSNTLHTGTMNLIQDNVTPTFKNYDLQVAESADYRHRGQNEYMPAIGTIYNVPQDQLPNRQTQLTVEDALYRNQDNLYNRNRPNIQHQRQETYISQSHTNVLPSPVQSPINENSNYQRYRNNEQIGLQQRENYQREHFDTHQSQMRQNYQSIDSVQQSRLNENIDNYPYSRGQRIQHQQGWDAMGQRSEIVNTNPYDRNQYSSHHRSRTYNMEVVRTVGNNYNPGYTANVQEVATGTHGIDQGMQHEDCTHEMQHSEHRYNRKYKRNADYRRYNHIQEQQQYGRIPKNPEHYQPEKLAYSDYELQHQSSQQQNQDLTQQSEDLTQQTSGFDDLTQQTSGHLEFGQQTQNHGNRNRHNQHIEDLTQQNEDLTQQTGGFDDLTQQTSGHLEFGQQTQNHRYPNSLNQKYEDLTQQTDGFDDLTQQTSGHLEFGQHTQQTQNHRNRSRHSQRIEDLTQQSDDLTQQTGGFDDLTQQTSGHLEFGQQTQNRRNPNSSSQKYEDLTQQDEDLTQQTGRFDDLTQQTSGHLEFGQHTQQTQNQRNRTRHNQHIEDLTQQSDDLTQQTGGFDDLTQQTSGHLEFGQQTQNHGNRNRHNQHIENLTQQDEDLTQQTGGFDDLTQQTSGHLEFGQHTQQTQNHRNRSRHNQRIEDLTQQSDDLTQQTGGFDDLTQQTSGHLEFGQHTQQTQNNRNRSRYNQHIEDLTQQSDDLTQQTGGFDDLTQQTSGHLEFGQQTQDHRNPSSLNQKYEDLTQQTSGNLEFGQQTQQIQNYRNPSRHTEQNDDPTQQTGGFDDLMQHTSGHLEFGQQTQQLQNQRYSTSHNQQFPDEQYFHPSVSGTAEQSDMNENKPLHLLTPAPKPKWKPRYTTSIQFTTDNSKDPNVVHIYHSSDGTGQTISYPNQISDNSRANQEIGKNNELYPIYLQSSNQQEVPKQTNTQTVDEEGNQQHQQQNPHKRITFTKGGHRFRHIYRQSTQNQYQNNYGESQSQLNQDHNPEEVYKRENQNNNQQNEPSQINNSGGKIEPRILEAYGGGPYDANHSDDIFHHVTQNPSVTLPPYSDGIDSWDIREKPREVIPLSMTTTVIPEIPEVPEITEKVETEAPPTFWTRLGHKFTNTFDKAKEKARDIFG from the exons ATGGCAATGAGAAGGATAATCGTTTTATCCATTTTATTTACACAATCATTATCTGCACCTAGTGGTTGCATAGAAAGCTGCACTACTACTTATCAAAAGGTCAATTCTTATAGAACTCATCAAGTATCTAGTAATCTTAATGATCATGCAGATTTAATAACAGATTCAAATATAAGAAACATAAATCATTTGAATCTTGATTACAATAGACCTGGTAATTGGACAGAacaaaatgaatatagaacAGATGGTGGTCATGGTAAAGTTTATGAAGAGCAAGGACAATATGTTGAAGGTTCAAAACGtgtaagatattttaaaaagaattatacttCCTCATATACTAATACTCATGTAAATAATCCAGATTTAATACAGTCAGAAAGATTAATCAATCAAAACAGATACAATTCTATGCATAATGCTGACAGTCAAAGAGTATATGAGCAATCAAGAAATTCAGAATCATACAGACAAGAACATAGCTATAATAACTTACATAATGATCAGTTAGTAGAATCGtacagaggaaaagaaagtcaTAATGGAAGACTTGAGAATCTTGGAGGATTAGGTGATAGTTTACAAGTGAGTCAACATGGAATGTCTGGTGGTGATTCAGGATTGTTGCAAGGTCAAAATCCATATATTGGAACAAGACCTGGTAATTGGTCTCAAGTTAATACATATAGAACTGATGGAGGGCATGGACGTGTttttgaagaagaaggacaATATGTTACTGGTCCAAAAACAATTCGTTATTACCAACAAAATTATACTTCTCAATATAGCACCAACCCTAAACATGAGATTACTTCAAATATACATGACCTGCAGAATACAATACAAAAAGTAAATCAGGAATTCAAAAATTTAGAAACAGAACTCCATCGAACATCCCACTCCAAACATGTGGCCTCAAGTAACACTTTGCATACAGGTACTATGAATTTAATTCAAGACAATGTAACACctacttttaaaaattatgatctACAAGTTGCTGAAAGTGCTGATTATAGACATAGAGGTCAAAACGAGTATATGCCTGCTATTGgaacaatatataatgtacCTCAAGATCAATTGCCAAATAGACAAACTCAACTTACTGTTGAGGATGCATTATACAGAAATCAAGACAAtctatataatagaaatagacCAAATATTCAACATCAAAGACAAGAAACATATATTTCTCAATCTCATACAAATGTTTTACCCAGTCCTGTTCAATCTCCAATCAATGAAAATAGCAATTATCAAAGATACAGAAATAATGAACAGATTGGGCTACAACAAAGAGAGAATTACCAAAGAGAACATTTTGATACACATCAATCACAAATGAGACAAAATTATCAATCTATAGACAGTGTACAACAGAGTAGATTGAATGAAAACATTGATAATTATCCATATTCAAGAGGACAAAGAATACAACATCAACAAGGTTGGGATGCTATGGGACAAAGAAGCGAAATTGTTAATACTAATCCATATGACAGAAACCAATATTCTTCACATCACAGAAGCAGGACATACAACATGGAAGTTGTTCGTACAGTAGGTAATAATTACAATCCAGGCTATACAGCAAATGTACAAGAGGTAGCTACTGGTACACATGGCATTGATCAAGGAATGCAACATGAAGATTGTACTCATGAAATGCAGCACAGTGAGCATAGATATAACagaaaatataaacgtaatGCAGACTATCGTCGATATAATCATATTCAGGAACAACAGCAATATGGGAGAATTCCAAAAAATCCAGAACATTATCAACCAGAAAAACTGGCATACAGTGACTATGAACTGCAACATCAATCTTCACAACAACAAAATCAAGATTTAACTCAACAGAGTGAAGACTTGACACAACAAACAAGTGGATTTGATGATTTAACACAACAAACTTCGGGACATTTGGAATTTGGACAACAGACACAGAATCATGGAAATCGCAATAGACATAATCAACATATCGAAGATTTGACTCAACAAAACGAAGATTTAACTCAACAAACAGGTGGATTTGATGATTTAACTCAACAAACATCGGGACATTTAGAATTTGGGCAACAGACACAAAATCACAGGTATCCCAATAGTTTAAATCAAAAATACGAAGATTTGACTCAACAAACGGATGGATTTGATGATTTAACTCAACAAACTTCAGGACACTTAGAATTTGGACAACATACACAACAGACACAGAATCATAGAAATCGCAGTAGACATAGTCAACGTATCGAAGATTTAACTCAACAAAGTGATGATTTAACTCAACAAACAGGTGGATTTGATGATTTAACACAACAAACTTCGGGACATTTGGAATTCGGACAGCAGACACAGAATCGCAGAAATCCCAATAGTTCGAGtcaaaaatatgaagattTGACTCAACAAGACGAAGATTTAACTCAACAAACAGGTAGATTTGATGATTTAACACAACAGACTTCAGGACATTTGGAATTTGGACAACATACACAACAGACACAGAATCAGAGAAATCGCACTAGACATAATCAACATATTGAAGATTTAACTCAACAAAGTGATGATCTAACGCAACAAACGGGTGGATTTGACGATTTAACACAACAGACTTCGGGACATTTGGAATTCGGACAACAAACACAGAATCATGGAAATCGCAATAGACATAATCAACATATCGAAAATTTAACTCAACAAGACGAAGATTTAACTCAACAAACAGGTGGATTTGATGATTTAACACAACAGACTTCGGGACATTTAGAATTTGGACAACATACACAACAGACACAGAATCATAGAAATCGCAGTAGACATAATCAACGTATCGAAGATTTAACTCAACAGAGTGATGATCTAACGCAACAAACAG GTGGATTTGATGATTTAACTCAACAAACTTCGGGACATTTAGAATTTGGACAACATACACAACAGACACAGAATAATAGAAATCGCAGTAGATATAATCAACATATTGAAGATTTAACTCAACAAAGTGATGATCTAACGCAACAAACGGGTGGATTTGACGATTTAACACAACAGACTTCAGGACATTTGGAATTCGGACAACAAACACAAGATCACAGAAATCCCAGTAgtttaaatcaaaaatatgaagattTGACTCAGCAAACTTCAGGAAATTTAGAATTTGGACAACAAACACAACAGATACAAAATTATAGAAATCCCAGCAGACATACCGAACAAAATGATGATCCAACTCAACAAACAGGTGGTTTTGATGATTTAATGCAACATACTTCAGGACATTTAGAATTTGGACAGCAAACACAACAATTACAGAACCAAAGATACTCTACCAGCCATAATCAACAATTTCCAGATGAACAATATTTTCATCCAAGTGTATCTGGGACTGCAGAACAATCAGATATGAATGAGAATAAACCTTTACATTTACTGACACCAGCACCAAAACCAAAATGGAAACCAAGATATACAACTTCTATTCAGTTCACAACTGACAACAGTAAAGATCCAAACGTTGTGCATATTTATCATTCAAGTGATGGTACTGGTCAAACTATTTCATATCCAAATCAAATATCAGATAATTCAAGAGCTAATcaagaaattggaaaaaataatgaattatatccTATATATCTGCAATCTTCAAATCAACAAGAAGTGCCAAAACAGACAAATACTCAAACAGTCGATGAAGAAGGAAATCAGCAACATCAGCAACAAAATCCCCATAAAAGAATTACATTCACTAAAGGTGGACATAGATTTAGACATATTTATAGACAGTCAACACAAAatcaatatcaaaataattatggAGAATCTCAATCTCAATTAAATCAAGATCATAATCCAGAAGAAgtgtataagagagaaaatcaaaataataatcagcAGAATGAGCCTTctcaaattaataattcaggCGGTAAAATAGAACCACGTATTTTAGAAGCATATGGTGGTGGCCCATATGATGCTAATCATAGTGATGATATTTTTCACCATGTAACACAAAATCCTAGCGTTACGTTACCTCCTTATTCAGATGGTATAGATT